From the genome of Papaver somniferum cultivar HN1 chromosome 2, ASM357369v1, whole genome shotgun sequence, one region includes:
- the LOC113350942 gene encoding transcription factor MYB94-like, translated as MGRPPCCDKVGIKKGPWTPEEDIILVSYIQEHGSGNWRSVPTNTGLQRCSKSCRLRWTNYLRPGIRRGNFTELQEKIIISLQSFLGNKWAAIASNLPERTDNDIKNYWNTHLKKKLNKFHLGSSYSSDSSTSFQSINQDCSTQDKFISSSHRSRSSTTTYASSTGNSSRLLEGWMKTTPKKLTSCTFKLKTTQTEEKGLPNGSNNSNKENHNTSNSDNNYFESLLTFEKTSDTACWRQKLSSDSTATHGSTSTSPEEPQTTTSTTTAIEDRVDSISESDHHGLIGDDLNHPPFSLLEKWLLEETTGQVLEEDPMEISPIF; from the exons ATGGGTAGACCTCCTTGTTGTGATAAAGTTGGCATCAAGAAAGGACCTTGGACTCCTGAAGAAGATATAATTTTAGTATCTTATATCCAAGAACATGGATCAGGGAATTGGAGATCTGTACCAACTAATACGG GTTTGCAGAGATGCAGCAAAAGTTGCAGGTTGAGATGGACTAATTACTTAAGACCGGGAATCAGGAGAGGAAACTTCACTGAACTTCAAGAAAAGATAATAATAAGCCTCCAAAGTTTTCTCGGCAACAA ATGGGCAGCAATAGCGTCAAATCTTCCGGAAAGAACAGACAATGATATAAAGAATTATTGGAATACACATCTAAAGAAAAAACTCAACAAGTTTCATTTGGGATCATCTTATTCATCGGATTCATCAACAAGCTTTCAGTCTATTAACCAAGATTGTAGTA CTCAAGATAAGTTCATCAGTAGTAGTCATCGAAGTCGCTCATCTACTACTACTTATGCTTCAAGCACAGGAAACAGTTCAAGACTTTTGGAAGGTTGGATGAAGACTACTCCTAAAAAGTTGACTAGTTGTACCTTCAAATTAAAGACTACCCAAACAGAAGAGAAAGGACTACCCAACGGCAGCAATAACTCCAATAAAGAAAACCACAACACTAGCAACAGTGATAACAATTATTTTGAATCACTGTTAACATTTGAAAAAACAAGTGATACGGCTTGTTGGAGGCAAAAACTTTCTTCAGACTCAACTGCAACTCATGGTTCGACATCAACATCCCCGGAGGAACCTCAAACAACTACCAGTACTACTACCGCAATTGAAGATAGGGTTGATTCGATCTCGGAAAGTGATCACCATGGGTTGATTGGAGATGATCtaaatcatcctccattttctttACTAGAAAAGTGGCTCCTGGAAGAAACAACTGGGCAAGTTCTTGAGGAAGATCCTATGGAGATTTCTCCAATATTTTGA